The DNA segment GGCTTCAACCTCGTCCTGGACTGGACCCTGCTCGGCGACGCGGAGTCGTACCTGGAGGACTCGCTCGGCCGCACGGCCACCCTGGCAGCCACGGCCGGTGTGATCGTGGTCGTCCTGCTGCTCTTCGTGCTGCTGGCGCTGTCCATGGTCCGCCTGAGCAACCTCCTGGCCCGGCACACCGGCACCGCGACCCGCGGCACCCTGATCGCGGGTGTCGCCTGGATCACCTGCTCCTCCCTCGGCCTCCAGATCTCCGGCGTGCCGATCGCGTCGGAGCGCACCGCCACGGCGCTGAAGGCCCAGGCCCGCACGGTGACGGACACGCTGCGGGACGAGGCGGAGTTCCAGAAGGTCGCCAGGGTGGACGCCTTCGGTGACACGCCCCCCGCGCAGCTCGTGCCCGACCTGCGCGGCAAGGACATGGTCTTCACGTTCATCGAGAGCTACGGCCGCAGCGCGATCGAGGACCCGGTCATGGCGCCCGGCGTCGACAAGACGCTCGACGCGCGCACCGCGGCGCTGGAGAAGTCCGGCTTCCACGCCAAGAGCGGCTGGCTGACCTCGGCGACCTACGGCGGCAGCAGCTGGCTCGGCCACTCCACGACCATGTCGGGCCTGTGGATCAGCAACCAGCAGCGCTATCGCACCGTCATGGCGAGCGACCACATGAGCCTGACGGACGCCTTCAAGAAGACGGGCGACTTCGACACGGTCGGCGTGATGCCGGGCGTGCAGAAGGGCTGGCCGGAGCAGAAGTGGTACGGCCTGGACAAGAACTACGACGCCTTCCAGCTCGGCTACAAGGGACCGAAGTTCAGCTGGTCGACCATGCCCGACCAGTACGCGCTGGAGCAGTACCAGAAGCGGGTGCACAGCAAGAAGCCGGCCGACGGCAAGGCGCGGATGTCGCTGCTCATCCTCACCTCCAGCCACCAGCCCTGGGCGCCGATCCCGAAGATGGTCGACTGGGACCGGCTGGGTGACGGTTCGGTCTTCAAGGGTGTCGAGGCCGCGGGCAACAAGCCGGCCGACGTCATCGCCGACACCACCAGGTCCCGCCAGGAGTACGGCAAGTCGATCCAGTACTCGGTGACCGCGCTGACCGAGTGGCTCCAGCGCTACGGCAGCAAGGACACCGTGCTCGTCTTCCTCGGCGACCACCAGCCGATCGCCCGCGTCAGCGGCAACCACGCCAGCCGTGACGTGCCGATCTCGATCGTCGCCAAGGACCCGAAGGTCCTCGACAAGATCACCGACTGGGGCTGGACGGACGGCCTGCGCCCCGCCCACAGCGCCCCGGTCTGGAAGATGAGCTCGTTCCGCGACCGCTTCCTGAAGGCCTACGGCTCGACACCGCACCCCAGGAAGGACTGACACCCGGGCCACACGCGCGGGGCCGGTGCGAAACCCCCGGCCCCGCCCGGCCCGGCAGCCGGGCTCACCCGAGCGGCAGCCCCGGGCCCATCCGAGCCCGCAGCACCCGACTCACCCGAACCCGCAGCCCGCGATTCACCCGAGCCCGAGCCCGAAGTCCCCGGCCCAGCCCCGCCCCGCAGCACCCGACTCACCCGAACCCGCAGCCCGCGATTCACCCGAGCCCGAGCCCGAAGTCCCCTGCCCAGCCCCGCCCCGCAGCACCCCGCAGCACCCCGCAGCCCCCGAAGGCGCCGCTCCCCGGCTCTTCGCGGGGTCCGGGGCGGAGCCCCGTGGGACGGCGCCCTCCCGGCACACCGAGTCGGGCGGGCGGGCGGGAAAGCGATCTCATCCCCCGGACGTGTCCAGTTCGGCTTCCTCGCCGACCCACGCGCAGTCGTACGGGTCCTTCAGCCAGCCGTCCGGCAGCACCACCCGGTTGTTGCCGGACGTACGGCCGCGGGGGCCGTCGGCGCCGACGGGCCACGCCTGGTCGAGGTCCAGCTCGTCGAGGCCGGCGCGCAGTTCCTCCAGCGAGGAGGTGATCGCGAGCCGCTTGCGCATCTCGGAGCCGACCGCGAAGCCCTTCAGGTACCAGGCGACGTGCTTGCGGAAGTCGATGACGCCCTTGGACTCGTCGCCGATCCACTCGCCGAGGAGGGTGGCGTGGCGGACCATGATGTCGGCCACCTCGCGCAGCGCCGGCCGGGCGAGGTCCTCCGGGCGCCCCTCGAAGGCGGCCACCAGGTCCGAGAACAGCCACGGCCGGCCGAGGCAGCCGCGGCCCACGACCACGCCGTCGCAGCCGGTCTCGCGGACCATCCGCAGCGCGTCCTCGGCGGACCAGATGTCGCCGTTGCCGAGCACCGGGATCTCCGGGACGTGCTCCTTGAGGCGGGCGATGGCCTCCCAGTCGGCGGTGCCGCCGTAGTGCTGGGCGGTGGTGCGGCCGTGCAGCGCGATCGCGGTGACGCCCTCCTCGACGGCGATGCGGCCGGCGTCGAGGTAGGTGATGTGGTCGTCGTCGATGCCCTTGCGCATCTTCATCGTCACCGGCAGGTCACCGGCCCCGCTGACGGCCTCGCGCAGGATCGCGCGCAGCAGGTTGCGCTTGTAGGGCAGGGCCGAGCCACCGCCCTTGCGGGTGACCTTCGGGACCGGGCAGCCGAAGTTCAGGTCGATGTGGTCGGCGAGACCCTCTTCCGCGATCATGCGGACGGCCTTGCCGACGGTCGCGGGGTCGACGCCGTACAGCTGGATCGAGCGCGGCTTCTCGCTCTCGTCGAACCTGATCAGCTGCATGGTCTTGTCGTTGCGCTCGACCAGGGCCCGGGTCGTGATCATCTCGCTGACGAACAGCCCCTTTCCGCCGCTGAACTCCCGGCACAGGGTGCGGAAGGGCGCGTTGGTGATGCCCGCCATGGGTGCGAGCACGACAGGCGGCGTGACGGCGTGCGGGCCGATGGCGAGGGGCTGGTTCATCACGGAACTCCGGGACGGCTGTACGACGGGCAACGCTCCATTGTCCCTCACTCCCCCGCAAGCTCATCCGGTCGCTCCGGACACTCTTCGTGACCGGACGGCAGTACTTAGTTAGGCGCACTATTGAAATCGGTTACGATGGACGCATGCCCGAGTTGAGTCATCGTCGACGCCTGCTCGTGCTCACGATCTGCTGCAGCAGCCTGTTGATCGTGAGCCTCGACAACACGGCCCTGAACGTCGCCCTGCCCTCGATGCAGCGCGAGCTGCACGCCACGACCTCCGGTCTCCAGTGGACGATCGACGCCTACACCCTGGTGCTGGCCTCGCTGCTGATGCTCGCGGGTTCGACGGCCGACCGGATCGGCCGCAAGAAGGTCTTCATGACGGGGCTGACGGTCTTCACCGCCGGTTCCCTGCTGTGCTCGCTCGCGCCGAACCTGGAACTGCTGATCGTCTTCCGCATGATCCAGGCGGTCGGCGGCTCGATGCTCAACCCGGTCGCCATGTCGATCATCACCAACACCTTCACCGACGCGCGCGAGCGCGCCCGGGCGATCGGCGCGTGGGGCGCGGTGATCGGTATATCCATGGCCGCCGGCCCTCTGGTCGGCGGCCTGCTGGTGGAGTCGGTCGGCTGGCGCTCGATCTTCTGGGTCAACCTCCCCGTCGGCCTCACGGCCCTGCTCCTCACCCTCCGCCTCGTCCCCGAGTCCCGCGCCCCCAGGGCCCGGCGCCCCGACCCGGTCGGCCAGGTGCTGGTGATCGCCCTGTTCGGCTCGCTGACGTACGCGATCATCGAGGCGCCCGCCTCCGGTGTGACGTCGGTCCTGCCGTTCGCCGCCCTCGCCGTGGCCGCCCTGCTCGCCCTCCTCCGGTACGAACCACGCCGCGACGAACCCCTCATCGACCTGCGCTTCTTCCGCTCGGCGCCGTTCAGCGGGGCCACGGTGATCGCGGTCAGCGCGTTCGCGGCACTGGGTGGCTTCCTCTTCATGTCCACGCTGTACCTGCAGAACGTACGCGGCCTGAGCGCGCTGCACGCCGGGCTGTGGATGCTGCCGATGGCCGTGCCGACGTTCCTGTGCGCGCCGCTGTCCGGACGGCTGGTGGCCACCCGGGGCCCGCGCCCGTCCCTGCTGCTGGCGGGTGCCGCGATGACCGCGAGCGCCCTGCTCTTCGCGGGCTTCGAGGCGGAGACCTCGAACGTGACGCTGTTCCTCGGCTACCTGCTGTTCGGCATCGGGTTCGGCTTCGTGAACGCCCCCATCACGAACACGGCGGTGTCCGGGATGCCGCGCGCCCAGGCGGGCGTCGCCGCCGCCGTCGCGTCCACCAGCCGGCAGCTGGGGCAGACACTCGGTGTCGCGGTGGTCGGCGCGGTGCTGGCGTCGGGAGTGGCGTCGGCGGCGGACTCGTCGTCGTACCGGCACACCTTCGTGTCGGCCGCGGTCCCCGGCTGGTGGATCCTCACGGGCTGCGGCATCGCGGTGCTCGTCCTGGGGGCGCTGACGAGTGGACGCTGGGCGCGGGCGACCGCCGAGCGTACGGCCGAGAATCTGCGGTCCGCGGGGGTGCGCGAGACCTCGGGAGTCGGGGCGTAGTCCGGCGGGCGGCGCTCGGCCGCTCGGGCCAGGCAACCGCTCAGCCGGTCAGCTGCTCAGCCGCTCAGGGCCGTCCGTAGTGCGTCGGCCGCCTCGGTCGTGGCCTCGCGGAAGCGGTGTCCGATGCCGAGGAAGTTGGCGTAGCCGTGGATCAGGTCCGCCCGGCGGCTGAGGGTGACCTTCACACCGGCCTCGGTGAGGGCCTTCGCGTAGGCCTCGCCCTCGTCGCGCAGGGGGTCGAAGCCGGCGGTAGCGATGTAGGCCGGTGGCAGTCCGGCGAGGTCGCCGGCGAGCAGCGGGGACAGGCGGGGGTCCGACCGGTCCACGCCCGTCGGGGCGTAGTGGTCGGTGAACCAGTCCATCTGCTCGCCGGTGAGGAAGAAACCGTCGGCGAACAGCTCCCGCGAACGCGAGTGCCGCGACGCGTCGGTCGCCGGGTAGAGCAGCAGCTGGAACGCGGGCGCCGGGCCGCCGCGCGCGGTGGCCAGTTGGGCGGTCACGGCGGCGAGGTTGCCGCCCGCGCTGTCTCCGCCGACGGCGATCCGCTCCGGGTCGGCCCCGAGGGCGGCCGCGTTCGCGTGGGCGTGGTCGAAGGCGGCGAGCGCGTCCTCGACGGCCGCCGGGAAGACATGCTCGGGGGCCCGGCGGTACTCGACGGACAGCACCCGGACGCCGGCCCGCCGGGCGAGGAAGCGCGCGGTGTTGTCGTGACTCGTCCGGCTGCCCAGCACCCAACCGCCGCCGTGGAAGAACACCAGCAGCCCGGACGGCGCCGCGAGTCCCTCCGGTGTGTAGAGGGTGGCGGGCAGCTCGCCGTACTCCACCGGGATCCGGATCTCCCGGGCGGCCACCGGCTCGATCACGGGCCCGCTCACCATGTGCCGCCCCAGGTCCAGCGCCGCACGGGAGGCGTCCACCTTGCCGTCCAGGACGAGCCTGGTGCCGGCGATTCGCATCAGCCGCAGCAGCAACTGCGCGTCCAGGGCGAGTTCCTGACCGTCCCGCCGGATCGGCGCCCCCGCGATCAGCCGCCGCAGCGGGCGGGGCAGCGCGAACGCCGCCCGGACCGCGGCCGCCTGGGCACGGACGTGAAGCGGAATCGACATCGTGCCTCTTTCGCGCCGGGACCGGGGGCCGGCCAGGCTTTCACGGAATCGGGCCGGGCGGTAGGTGATCGGTGTCCCGGGTGCCCCGCAGACGGACGTGTCCCGCAGATGGACATGCCTCGCGGCAGGCCGTGCCCGGGCCCCGCAGAAGCCGGGCCGGAACCGTGACTCGTGACTCGTGACTCGTAAACAGCCCCATTGGCCCCGGCCCGGTGGTGCGCGCCGAATTTTTGGGACACATTTCCCTCGACGCGCGCAACTGCGACCCGCCTCCGGACTGTCTGACAGGGAGTCGGGCCCGTCAGGGCCGAACAGCGAGAGAGCGGGGCAGGCCGTGGGACGGCGCAAGGGTGGCATAGGGATCGCACTCGTCGTGGGTGCGATGCTGGTGGGCGCGAGTGGCTGCGGCGGGGGCGGCAGCGACAAGGCGGGCGCCACGGCGGGCGGGGACGACGCGAAGTCGTCGGGCAGGCCGAGCGCGAGCGCCTCTCCGTCACCGACGAAGCCCGCGGGGCCGCCGATGCTGCTGGACACGATCACCCCGCAGACGGGAACCACGGTCGGCGTGGCCATGCCGATCTCGGTGGTGTTCACGAACCCGGTGGCGGCGAAGGCGCGGGCCGCGGTGGAGAAGCACATGTCGGTGAGCGCCTCGCAGCCGGTGGTCGGCGCCTGGCACTGGTTCGGCGACAGGCGCGTCGACTGGCGGCCGAAGACGTACTGGCCCTCCGGCACGAACGTGAAGATCGACGTCGACGTGAAGGGCGTCAGCAACGGCAACGGGCGCTACGGCGTCCGCAGCTACACGCACGACTTCAAGGTCGGCGACGACGTGCGCGCGGATGTCTCGGTGACCGGCCACACCATGAGGGTGTCCCGGAACGACAAGGTGGTGCGCACCCTGTCGATCAACGCGGGAAGCGCCCAGTATCCGACGTGGAACGGCACGATGGCCGTCATCGACAAGCAGGAGAAGGTCCACATGACCTCCTGCAGCGTCGGCATCAGCTGCGACAAGGGCAGCCCCAACTACTACGACCTGACGCTGCCCTGGGACGTCCACCTGACCCAGTCCGGCACGTACGTGCACTACTCGACCGGCGACCCCACTCCGGGCAGCGGCAGCGCCCGCGGCTCGCACGGCTGCATCCACCTGTCCATGTCGGACGCCAAGTGGTTCTACGGCCAGGTCAAGCAGGGCGACCCCGTCACCATCACCGGCTCGCCCCGCGCCAAGGCCCCGGCCGACAACGGCTACGCCGCCTTCAACCTGGACTGGGACCAGTGGCTCGTGGGCAGCGCGTCCGGGAGCGGGACGACCGCGACGCTGTGACGCGCCGCGCCGGCGGCGCCGATGGTCCTCCGGGCCCCGGGGAGCGAACCCGGGGCCCGTGAGGACTGTTCGAGGGAGGGGAGCCGCGCGGCATCGAGGCGGGCGGAGGCGGACCCCTTACGGTGCGGCACCATGACGCACCTCTCCCGCCGGGCCGCCCTGACCGGTCTCGCCGTCGGCACGGGGGCCCTCGCCACCACGGGCTGCACCCTCGGGACAGCCGCGTCCGCCCCCTCGCCGTCGGCCTCCGGCCCCTCTGCTTCGGGGCCGTCCCTCACCCCGGGCGCGATGCGGCTGTTCCCGGACGACGGTTTCGACTTCTCGGGGCTGCTCGCGCTCGGCGCGGCCACCATGCGAGCCTCGGAGGTCGGGGACGTGCTCACGGCCGTGAACGCGATCAACAGGGCCGGGCTGTCGGCGCAGACCTACTGCGACACCTTCCACGCCCTGGGCGACCGCCTCTCGTCGCGGAGCGGCCGGCCCGACGACGAGACCCGCCGCTTCCGCTCCCTGCGGGCCGCCCAGTACTACGCGCAGGCCCTGTTCTACGTCCTCGGCACCAGGCGGCCGGGCGACGAGAAGGACTACTACCTGGCCGGACGCCGCGCCTGGGACGACTTCGCCCGGCTGTGCGCACCGGCCGCCGTGACCGCCCAGGTCCCCTACGAACGCACCCGTCTGCCCGTCTGGTTCTTCCGCCCCGACGAGCAGGACAAGGCGCGCCCCACCGTCATCCTCACCAACGGCAGCGACGGCCAGAACGTCGACATGTGGACCTACGGGGTGTGCGCGGCCCTCGACCGGGGCTGGAACGCCCTCGTCTACGACGGCCCCGGCCAGGGGCAGCTGCTCTTCGTGGAGGAGATCCCGTTCACGACCCGCTGGGAGCGCGTGGTCACCCCGCTCGTCGACTGGCTGGTGCGCCGGGGGGACGTCGACGCGACCCGGATCGCCCTCACCGGGCTCAGCATGGGCGGCAACCTGGTCGCCCGGGCCGCCGCCTTCGAGCACCGGATCGCGGCCGTCGTGTGCGAGCCCGGCTGTGTGCGGCCCTGGCTCGCCTTCCCCCAGGAGATCCGCGAGATCGTCACCCCGGACCGGACACGGACCAACCGGATCTGGAAGGAAGCGGTCCCCCGACTCGACCCGTACCAGGCCTACACCGTCAAAAAGCGCTTCGAGATCTTCACCCGCGAGGCCCTCCTCCAGGCCCGCGCGGGCAAGGTCCTCACGGACCTGTGGAGCGCCGCCCAGGTCGCCATCGGCCTGGACGTCACCAAGCAGGTCCGGAACATCAAGGCGCCGGTCCTCGTCCTGGACTACGAGGGCGAGCAGTTCTATCCGGGCCAGCCCCGCGAGATGTACGACCTGCTCCGCTCCCGCCGCGAGTACTTCCGCTTCACCGCGGCCACCGGAGCGCAGCTGCACTGCTCCCCGATGGCCCCGCAGCAGCACTGCGACAAGGTCTTCGACTGGCTGGGCTCGGTCCTTCGCTGACACTCCCGCGGCGGCACTGGCCGCCGGCTCCACGGACGGCCGCCCAGGCGCCGGCGGTCAGTGCCGCCGTCGCGCGACCGCCTCGACCAGGCACCGGATGTCGTCCAGGTCGGCCTCGAACTCGGCCGTGAGGTCGGGCGGCAGGTCCAGCCACGGTGCGAGCCTGCGGTGCCCCGGCAGCTCGCTCTCCGGGAGCCTGCCGCGCCGGCCGCGCCGGCCGCGCGGGTCGAGGGCGCCGGGGGCGAAGCGGCCCGCGGCCTCGGAGGCGGCGAATCCGATCACGAAGGTGGTCACCAGACGCTCCAGCCGGGGCACCTCGGACTCCGGAACCCCGGCTTCGAGGAGGGCCA comes from the Streptomyces sp. NBC_00820 genome and includes:
- a CDS encoding alpha/beta hydrolase family protein, with translation MTHLSRRAALTGLAVGTGALATTGCTLGTAASAPSPSASGPSASGPSLTPGAMRLFPDDGFDFSGLLALGAATMRASEVGDVLTAVNAINRAGLSAQTYCDTFHALGDRLSSRSGRPDDETRRFRSLRAAQYYAQALFYVLGTRRPGDEKDYYLAGRRAWDDFARLCAPAAVTAQVPYERTRLPVWFFRPDEQDKARPTVILTNGSDGQNVDMWTYGVCAALDRGWNALVYDGPGQGQLLFVEEIPFTTRWERVVTPLVDWLVRRGDVDATRIALTGLSMGGNLVARAAAFEHRIAAVVCEPGCVRPWLAFPQEIREIVTPDRTRTNRIWKEAVPRLDPYQAYTVKKRFEIFTREALLQARAGKVLTDLWSAAQVAIGLDVTKQVRNIKAPVLVLDYEGEQFYPGQPREMYDLLRSRREYFRFTAATGAQLHCSPMAPQQHCDKVFDWLGSVLR
- the dusB gene encoding tRNA dihydrouridine synthase DusB; its protein translation is MNQPLAIGPHAVTPPVVLAPMAGITNAPFRTLCREFSGGKGLFVSEMITTRALVERNDKTMQLIRFDESEKPRSIQLYGVDPATVGKAVRMIAEEGLADHIDLNFGCPVPKVTRKGGGSALPYKRNLLRAILREAVSGAGDLPVTMKMRKGIDDDHITYLDAGRIAVEEGVTAIALHGRTTAQHYGGTADWEAIARLKEHVPEIPVLGNGDIWSAEDALRMVRETGCDGVVVGRGCLGRPWLFSDLVAAFEGRPEDLARPALREVADIMVRHATLLGEWIGDESKGVIDFRKHVAWYLKGFAVGSEMRKRLAITSSLEELRAGLDELDLDQAWPVGADGPRGRTSGNNRVVLPDGWLKDPYDCAWVGEEAELDTSGG
- a CDS encoding alpha/beta hydrolase, whose protein sequence is MSIPLHVRAQAAAVRAAFALPRPLRRLIAGAPIRRDGQELALDAQLLLRLMRIAGTRLVLDGKVDASRAALDLGRHMVSGPVIEPVAAREIRIPVEYGELPATLYTPEGLAAPSGLLVFFHGGGWVLGSRTSHDNTARFLARRAGVRVLSVEYRRAPEHVFPAAVEDALAAFDHAHANAAALGADPERIAVGGDSAGGNLAAVTAQLATARGGPAPAFQLLLYPATDASRHSRSRELFADGFFLTGEQMDWFTDHYAPTGVDRSDPRLSPLLAGDLAGLPPAYIATAGFDPLRDEGEAYAKALTEAGVKVTLSRRADLIHGYANFLGIGHRFREATTEAADALRTALSG
- a CDS encoding L,D-transpeptidase, producing MGRRKGGIGIALVVGAMLVGASGCGGGGSDKAGATAGGDDAKSSGRPSASASPSPTKPAGPPMLLDTITPQTGTTVGVAMPISVVFTNPVAAKARAAVEKHMSVSASQPVVGAWHWFGDRRVDWRPKTYWPSGTNVKIDVDVKGVSNGNGRYGVRSYTHDFKVGDDVRADVSVTGHTMRVSRNDKVVRTLSINAGSAQYPTWNGTMAVIDKQEKVHMTSCSVGISCDKGSPNYYDLTLPWDVHLTQSGTYVHYSTGDPTPGSGSARGSHGCIHLSMSDAKWFYGQVKQGDPVTITGSPRAKAPADNGYAAFNLDWDQWLVGSASGSGTTATL
- a CDS encoding MFS transporter, with the protein product MPELSHRRRLLVLTICCSSLLIVSLDNTALNVALPSMQRELHATTSGLQWTIDAYTLVLASLLMLAGSTADRIGRKKVFMTGLTVFTAGSLLCSLAPNLELLIVFRMIQAVGGSMLNPVAMSIITNTFTDARERARAIGAWGAVIGISMAAGPLVGGLLVESVGWRSIFWVNLPVGLTALLLTLRLVPESRAPRARRPDPVGQVLVIALFGSLTYAIIEAPASGVTSVLPFAALAVAALLALLRYEPRRDEPLIDLRFFRSAPFSGATVIAVSAFAALGGFLFMSTLYLQNVRGLSALHAGLWMLPMAVPTFLCAPLSGRLVATRGPRPSLLLAGAAMTASALLFAGFEAETSNVTLFLGYLLFGIGFGFVNAPITNTAVSGMPRAQAGVAAAVASTSRQLGQTLGVAVVGAVLASGVASAADSSSYRHTFVSAAVPGWWILTGCGIAVLVLGALTSGRWARATAERTAENLRSAGVRETSGVGA
- a CDS encoding CDP-alcohol phosphatidyltransferase gives rise to the protein MRRRREAHPGVARALSTAVTVLAAALVVAALVLPSTVVGLGPAKFLRIPGEAVIGAAVLIALPRRPRIALAAVSGVALAAMTVLNLLDMGFNQYLGRGFNLVLDWTLLGDAESYLEDSLGRTATLAATAGVIVVVLLLFVLLALSMVRLSNLLARHTGTATRGTLIAGVAWITCSSLGLQISGVPIASERTATALKAQARTVTDTLRDEAEFQKVARVDAFGDTPPAQLVPDLRGKDMVFTFIESYGRSAIEDPVMAPGVDKTLDARTAALEKSGFHAKSGWLTSATYGGSSWLGHSTTMSGLWISNQQRYRTVMASDHMSLTDAFKKTGDFDTVGVMPGVQKGWPEQKWYGLDKNYDAFQLGYKGPKFSWSTMPDQYALEQYQKRVHSKKPADGKARMSLLILTSSHQPWAPIPKMVDWDRLGDGSVFKGVEAAGNKPADVIADTTRSRQEYGKSIQYSVTALTEWLQRYGSKDTVLVFLGDHQPIARVSGNHASRDVPISIVAKDPKVLDKITDWGWTDGLRPAHSAPVWKMSSFRDRFLKAYGSTPHPRKD